A part of Lactobacillus sp. ESL0700 genomic DNA contains:
- a CDS encoding PTS sugar transporter subunit IIA, with product MIFSEKLIIDNVSVQTKDELFNLAAKKLSELKMINNSYLPALQKREKSFPTGLQTKTIGVAIPHCDPINVKKDGILVVRLNKPIPFQQMGSSDTKVEVKIVFFICSTGAQQQLQNLRELIAMFQDDSFLKDVYQSKNLFDALSLWKGKEK from the coding sequence ATGATTTTTAGTGAAAAATTAATTATAGATAACGTGTCTGTCCAAACTAAAGATGAACTTTTTAATTTAGCAGCTAAAAAATTATCTGAATTAAAAATGATAAATAACTCGTATCTGCCTGCTTTACAAAAAAGAGAAAAAAGTTTTCCTACAGGACTACAAACAAAAACTATTGGTGTTGCTATTCCACACTGTGACCCGATAAATGTCAAAAAGGATGGCATTCTCGTAGTTCGTTTGAATAAGCCTATTCCTTTTCAACAAATGGGATCTTCTGATACTAAAGTTGAAGTGAAAATAGTGTTCTTTATTTGCTCTACGGGAGCCCAACAACAATTACAGAATTTACGAGAATTAATCGCAATGTTCCAAGACGATAGCTTTTTAAAAGATGTATATCAATCGAAAAATTTGTTTGATGCACTATCTTTATGGAAAGGAAAAGAAAAATGA
- a CDS encoding PTS sugar transporter subunit IIB produces MKKTINLLAVCGSGTVSSTMVAEKAQEYIESLGFNVQAEELNPQQASERIPSGNYDLVVFTSPIPGTYNIPIINATGLLTGIGEEDVFEKIKEAITE; encoded by the coding sequence ATGAAAAAAACAATTAATTTATTAGCCGTTTGTGGTTCAGGAACTGTCAGTTCAACAATGGTAGCTGAAAAAGCTCAAGAATATATTGAATCTTTGGGTTTTAATGTTCAAGCCGAAGAGTTAAATCCGCAGCAGGCTTCTGAAAGAATCCCATCCGGTAATTATGATCTTGTCGTCTTTACATCACCAATCCCTGGAACATATAACATTCCGATTATCAATGCAACTGGATTGTTAACAGGTATTGGTGAAGAAGATGTGTTTGAAAAAATCAAAGAAGCCATTACTGAATAG